From Microbispora sp. ZYX-F-249, a single genomic window includes:
- the treS gene encoding maltose alpha-D-glucosyltransferase, translating to MNAAAPCPDPVPGPLGASTGDLPEITDFTSQDPRWYKRAVFYEVLVRGFKDSNGDGTGDLRGLIDKLDYLKWLGVDCLWLLPLYESPLKDGGYDISDYLKILPEFGDLGDFVKLIEAAHERGLRVITDLVMNHTSDQHPWFQASRNDPEGPYGDFYVWSDDPDKYSGVPIVFVGSEESNWTYDPVRKQYYWHRFFHHQPDLNYDNPDVQDAMMEVIRFWLDLGVDGFRLDAVPYLFEREGTSCAGLPETHDYLKRIRAEVDRIYPDRVLLAEANGWPEDVVEYFGDPTVGGDECHMAFHFPLMPRIFMAVRRQSREPISEIMSRTPKLPESAQWGIFLRNHDELTLETVTEEERDYMHAEYAKDPRMRAYLGIRRRLAPLLENDRDQIELFTALLLSMPGSPVMYYGDEIGMGDNIWLEDRDAVRTPMQWTPDRNAGFSEADPGRLYLPVVMDPVYGYQAVNVEAQIKSESSLLHFTRRMLQIRREHPIFGTGDYTELWSPNPSVLAFLREEGDDVVLCVNNLSRFAQPVELDLRRFAGVTPVECRGGVSFPVVGDLPYLLTLPGYGFYWLSLRPSS from the coding sequence ATGAACGCTGCTGCGCCCTGCCCTGACCCCGTTCCGGGGCCACTCGGGGCCTCCACCGGTGATCTCCCGGAGATCACCGATTTCACCTCGCAGGACCCCCGCTGGTACAAGCGTGCGGTCTTCTACGAGGTGCTGGTCCGCGGATTCAAGGACTCCAACGGCGACGGCACCGGCGACCTGCGCGGGCTGATCGACAAGCTCGACTATCTCAAGTGGCTCGGGGTCGACTGCCTCTGGCTGCTGCCGCTCTACGAGTCCCCGCTCAAGGACGGCGGCTACGACATCTCCGACTACCTCAAGATCCTTCCGGAGTTCGGCGACCTCGGCGACTTCGTGAAGCTGATCGAGGCGGCGCACGAGCGCGGACTCCGGGTCATCACCGACCTGGTCATGAACCACACCAGCGACCAGCACCCGTGGTTCCAGGCGTCCCGCAACGACCCCGAGGGCCCGTACGGAGACTTCTACGTCTGGTCCGACGATCCGGACAAATACTCCGGCGTCCCGATCGTCTTCGTGGGCAGCGAGGAGTCGAACTGGACATACGACCCGGTGCGCAAGCAGTACTACTGGCACCGGTTCTTCCACCACCAGCCCGACCTGAACTATGACAACCCGGACGTCCAGGACGCGATGATGGAGGTCATCCGCTTCTGGCTCGACCTGGGCGTCGACGGCTTCCGGCTGGACGCGGTGCCGTACCTGTTCGAGCGCGAGGGCACCTCCTGCGCCGGGCTGCCCGAGACCCACGACTACCTCAAGAGGATCCGCGCCGAGGTGGACCGGATCTACCCCGACCGGGTGCTGCTCGCCGAGGCCAACGGCTGGCCCGAGGACGTGGTCGAGTACTTCGGCGACCCCACCGTGGGCGGCGACGAGTGCCACATGGCCTTCCACTTCCCGCTGATGCCGCGCATCTTCATGGCCGTGCGCCGGCAGAGCCGCGAGCCGATCTCCGAGATCATGTCGCGCACCCCGAAGCTGCCGGAAAGCGCCCAGTGGGGCATCTTCCTCCGCAACCACGACGAGCTGACGCTCGAGACCGTGACGGAGGAAGAGCGCGACTACATGCACGCCGAGTACGCCAAGGACCCGCGCATGCGCGCCTACCTCGGCATCCGGCGGCGCCTGGCCCCCCTGCTGGAGAACGACAGGGACCAGATCGAGCTGTTCACCGCGCTGCTGCTCAGCATGCCGGGCTCGCCGGTCATGTACTACGGCGACGAGATCGGCATGGGCGACAACATCTGGCTGGAGGACCGCGACGCGGTCCGCACGCCGATGCAGTGGACCCCGGACCGCAACGCCGGCTTCTCCGAGGCCGACCCCGGCCGGCTCTACCTGCCGGTGGTCATGGACCCGGTGTACGGCTACCAGGCCGTGAACGTCGAGGCCCAGATCAAGAGCGAGTCGTCGCTGCTGCACTTCACCCGGCGGATGCTGCAGATCAGGCGGGAGCACCCGATCTTCGGCACCGGCGACTACACCGAGCTGTGGTCGCCGAACCCGAGCGTGCTGGCCTTCCTGCGGGAGGAGGGCGACGACGTGGTCCTGTGCGTCAACAATCTGTCGCGCTTCGCCCAGCCGGTCGAGCTCGACCTGCGGCGCTTCGCCGGGGTCACGCCGGTCGAGTGCCGCGGCGGCGTCTCCTTCCCGGTGGTCGGCGACCTGCCCTACCTGCTCACGCTGCCGGGCTACGGCTTCTACTGGCTGTCCCTGCGGCCGTCGTCCTGA
- a CDS encoding asparagine synthetase B family protein: MRKGEWPRFQARPYVCGAVGPFEQAKLDLLARSGPAVQAVHSAPEAALLASAPLAPYATGERTTAYAWGGRRPETGGEPRANAWLRVAETYETPGLVDEPDAVSLHTGGLGLVDVYYLQDGDAVYFSSLIEPLLALARRPYEVNWEAWAAILRLTYPLLEDTPYREIRRLPGATALSWSRRTPGLRVDRRAPRWVREEPVDRGVTGGDLVALLHDALKPYERVLVPVSGGYDSRLLASVAVARKMDVESWTTSPDDGLDNDIDFARYITRELGIPHRIMPQDPAAYPQEALWAARRLEFLTSHHAWYSPFAREVHGAGRALVDGLAGGPLMKNFLITADAVGAGTGASRQEALLKALATGDAHVPVLGEAAAAWMDDRVRTAFTRATSMLHGHRAELPLSVLHTRTVRGIARSPVNLVGPEATPVFPFLHPEFFDAALSVPVARKEGGKFYREVLRAANPRVAALPSTNTPLMPNRRVPLRSNGPVAREWNHRMLVKAAEIPGLMSPAMLEAIAGGPDALTAFGSWNSRFWLRALVAFGAWLTDYEDVLGDLAPPWTAPSGG, translated from the coding sequence GTGCGCAAGGGTGAGTGGCCGCGATTCCAGGCCAGGCCGTACGTCTGCGGGGCCGTCGGGCCCTTCGAGCAGGCCAAGCTCGACCTGCTGGCGCGGTCGGGGCCCGCAGTGCAGGCCGTGCACAGCGCCCCGGAGGCCGCGCTGCTCGCCTCGGCTCCCCTGGCGCCGTACGCCACGGGCGAGCGGACGACCGCGTACGCGTGGGGCGGCCGTCGGCCGGAGACCGGAGGCGAGCCCCGGGCCAACGCGTGGCTGCGGGTCGCGGAGACGTACGAGACCCCGGGCCTGGTGGACGAGCCGGACGCCGTGAGCCTGCACACGGGCGGTCTCGGCCTGGTCGACGTCTACTACCTGCAGGACGGGGACGCCGTCTACTTCTCCTCGCTCATCGAACCGCTCCTCGCGCTGGCCCGGCGGCCGTACGAGGTGAACTGGGAGGCGTGGGCCGCGATCCTCCGGCTGACCTACCCGCTGCTGGAGGACACGCCGTACCGCGAGATCCGGCGCCTGCCCGGCGCGACCGCGCTGAGCTGGTCGCGCCGCACGCCCGGGCTGCGCGTGGACCGGCGGGCCCCGCGCTGGGTGCGGGAGGAGCCGGTGGACCGGGGCGTCACCGGCGGCGACCTGGTCGCGCTGCTGCACGACGCGCTCAAGCCGTACGAGCGGGTGCTGGTGCCCGTGAGCGGCGGGTACGACTCCCGGCTGCTGGCCAGCGTGGCGGTGGCCAGGAAGATGGACGTCGAGTCGTGGACCACGAGCCCGGACGACGGGCTGGACAACGACATCGACTTCGCCCGCTACATCACGCGTGAGCTGGGGATCCCGCACCGGATCATGCCGCAGGACCCGGCCGCCTATCCGCAGGAGGCGCTGTGGGCGGCGCGCCGCCTGGAGTTCCTCACCAGCCACCACGCGTGGTACTCCCCCTTCGCGCGGGAGGTCCACGGCGCGGGCCGGGCACTGGTGGACGGTCTCGCGGGCGGCCCGCTGATGAAGAACTTCCTGATCACGGCGGACGCCGTCGGCGCGGGCACCGGCGCGTCACGTCAGGAGGCGCTGCTGAAGGCGCTGGCGACCGGCGACGCCCACGTCCCCGTGCTCGGCGAGGCCGCCGCCGCGTGGATGGACGACCGGGTCCGTACGGCGTTCACCCGGGCGACCTCGATGCTGCACGGGCACCGGGCCGAGCTGCCGTTGAGCGTGCTGCACACCCGGACCGTGCGCGGCATCGCCCGGTCGCCGGTCAACCTCGTCGGCCCGGAGGCGACCCCGGTCTTCCCGTTCCTGCACCCGGAGTTCTTCGACGCGGCGCTGTCGGTGCCGGTCGCCCGCAAGGAGGGCGGGAAGTTCTACCGGGAGGTCCTCCGGGCCGCCAACCCCCGCGTGGCGGCGCTGCCCTCGACCAACACCCCGCTGATGCCGAACCGCCGCGTCCCGCTGCGCTCGAACGGGCCGGTCGCCCGCGAGTGGAATCACCGGATGCTGGTCAAGGCCGCGGAGATCCCCGGGCTGATGTCTCCCGCGATGCTGGAGGCGATCGCCGGCGGGCCGGACGCGCTGACCGCCTTCGGCTCGTGGAACTCGCGGTTCTGGCTGCGCGCCCTGGTGGCGTTCGGGGCCTGGCTGACCGACTACGAGGACGTCCTCGGCGACCTCGCCCCGCCCTGGACGGCGCCGTCCGGCGGGTAG
- a CDS encoding ATP-binding protein, whose translation MRSSAQTPLGRVVPRRAERPAADALNDTRVVLINGARQSGKSTLVRLLAKERTAEWRNLDTPVVRQAAQEDPAGFVAFPDPMVIDEIQRVPELMLSIKEQVDTDPRPGRFLLTGSARVLGLRALPDALPGRMETIELWPFSQGEIDDTPDRFVDAIFAEGEDLHHTSSLSRADYAERVVRGGFPEAVARTNPRRRERFFDSYVADLIARDVSQLSEIERIAEMRALVRSVAARSGQLLVAGGLGSDIGLSASTVNRYLGLLEEVFLIKRIPAWSRNLSNRAVGTPKVAFVDSGVAANLLGADARSLVRPEGRFGPLLEGFVLMELARQLTWSDERVDLFHYRTKDKVEVDAVLENRQGRVVGVEVKASSTVRGDDFRGLRHLAGRLGDDFVAGIVLYTGTQTLPFGPRLRAMPVSALWQV comes from the coding sequence GTGAGAAGCTCTGCGCAGACCCCGCTCGGCCGGGTGGTTCCGCGGCGCGCGGAAAGGCCGGCCGCGGACGCCTTGAACGACACCCGCGTCGTGCTGATCAACGGAGCCCGGCAGAGCGGCAAGAGCACCCTCGTGCGCCTTCTCGCCAAGGAACGGACGGCCGAGTGGCGCAATCTGGACACCCCGGTCGTCCGTCAGGCGGCGCAAGAGGATCCCGCGGGCTTCGTGGCGTTCCCCGATCCGATGGTGATCGACGAGATCCAGCGCGTGCCCGAACTCATGCTGTCCATCAAGGAACAGGTGGACACCGACCCCCGGCCGGGACGTTTCCTGCTCACCGGATCCGCGCGGGTGCTCGGTCTGCGGGCCCTTCCCGACGCGTTGCCGGGACGTATGGAGACGATCGAGCTGTGGCCGTTCTCGCAAGGAGAGATCGACGACACCCCGGACAGGTTCGTTGACGCGATCTTCGCCGAGGGCGAGGACCTCCACCACACGTCCTCCTTGTCGCGGGCCGACTACGCGGAACGAGTAGTGCGCGGGGGATTTCCGGAGGCGGTGGCCCGGACGAACCCACGCAGACGTGAGCGCTTCTTCGACTCGTACGTCGCCGATCTGATCGCGCGGGACGTGAGCCAGTTGTCCGAGATCGAGCGAATCGCCGAGATGCGCGCCCTGGTGCGGTCGGTGGCCGCCCGCTCGGGACAGTTGCTCGTCGCCGGGGGGCTCGGGTCGGACATCGGGCTGTCCGCCAGCACCGTCAACCGCTACCTCGGCCTACTCGAAGAGGTCTTCCTGATCAAACGCATCCCCGCCTGGTCACGCAACCTCAGCAACCGCGCGGTCGGCACTCCCAAGGTGGCCTTCGTCGACTCGGGCGTCGCCGCGAACCTGCTGGGCGCCGACGCGAGGAGCCTGGTGCGGCCCGAGGGCCGGTTCGGACCGTTGCTGGAGGGCTTCGTCCTCATGGAGCTCGCCCGCCAGCTCACCTGGTCGGACGAGCGCGTGGATCTCTTCCACTACCGGACCAAGGACAAGGTCGAGGTCGACGCGGTGCTGGAGAACCGGCAGGGCCGCGTCGTCGGCGTCGAAGTCAAGGCCTCCTCGACCGTCCGCGGCGACGACTTCCGCGGCCTGCGCCACCTCGCCGGCCGTCTGGGCGACGACTTCGTGGCCGGCATCGTCCTCTACACCGGCACGCAGACCCTCCCCTTCGGCCCGCGGCTGCGCGCCATGCCCGTCAGCGCCCTGTGGCAGGTCTGA
- a CDS encoding glycosyltransferase: MSEVSEPAAGQPERSDPAALRQALAEAVERASGAAELARLITDYRRRLEEVARSEAEALTKMREAEARLKTVERQNAQLAKQLAEQKYQTEVANWKLASLQESRWIKLGDAIHSKKPGTVARTLKAPVRKRPAPKRSDFTPELPAVPEVKAAPAAPEPKAPQVSAPLAESFVVPKGPTARPYMTVAAIVDRQTEALLRYEWRLVTNFGPDNWEAMLDQQRPHVLFVESVRPGPRQGNGGRWLEALAGETRALRDLVAACHKRGVKTVFWHSGGAVSRAVPAAEHFEYVLATTEARAREWRSALRHDRVGVLPLAIQPRVHNPIPAEGGRTGEIVTLGTVTPPAGGAAWPPLAGQGDDTTSYDDVLTAYRRPALVIAGADAEPRVIGEVAACGTPVLQVRAGAKGEEILAAAEILMADAGRLAREAHLAWRARTSVTPLLDPILDTLGVPSVRGSGVITAIAAVAGPGELDRLLAQVTRQVERPGQIVIVADGLDAGLVDKTVRQACPDLDVVVRATREPVTRGAALDRAVRLADGDYVAVLDARDLYGEHYLADLVRHFASTDAEVLGKASFYAHLPETGATLLRQPEAEHRFLPEVAGGTVLARRQVLTELGFADVSEEWGEVLMRQCRTDGVRVYSADRYSYVCVRDSAEGSLLGSARMEGYVPAEPLALL; encoded by the coding sequence ATGAGCGAGGTAAGCGAGCCGGCAGCCGGACAGCCCGAGCGGAGCGACCCGGCGGCGCTGCGGCAGGCGCTGGCGGAGGCGGTGGAGCGGGCCTCCGGCGCGGCGGAGCTGGCCCGGCTGATCACGGACTACCGGCGGCGGCTGGAGGAGGTGGCGCGCTCGGAGGCCGAGGCGCTGACGAAGATGCGTGAGGCCGAGGCGCGGCTGAAGACCGTCGAGCGGCAGAACGCGCAGCTCGCCAAGCAGCTCGCGGAGCAGAAGTACCAGACCGAGGTCGCCAACTGGAAGCTCGCCTCGCTCCAGGAGAGCCGCTGGATCAAGCTCGGCGACGCGATCCACAGCAAGAAGCCCGGCACGGTGGCCAGGACGCTCAAGGCGCCGGTCAGGAAGCGCCCCGCGCCCAAGCGCTCGGACTTCACGCCCGAGCTCCCCGCCGTCCCCGAGGTGAAGGCGGCCCCCGCCGCGCCCGAGCCCAAGGCCCCGCAGGTCTCCGCGCCGCTCGCCGAGTCGTTCGTGGTCCCCAAGGGCCCGACGGCCCGGCCGTACATGACGGTCGCCGCGATCGTGGACCGGCAGACCGAGGCGCTGCTGCGGTACGAGTGGCGGCTGGTGACCAACTTCGGCCCGGACAACTGGGAGGCCATGCTCGACCAGCAGCGGCCGCACGTGCTGTTCGTCGAGTCCGTACGGCCCGGCCCCCGGCAGGGCAACGGCGGGCGCTGGCTGGAGGCGCTGGCCGGGGAGACGCGGGCGCTGCGCGACCTGGTGGCGGCCTGTCACAAGCGGGGCGTCAAGACGGTCTTCTGGCACTCCGGCGGCGCGGTGTCGCGGGCCGTGCCGGCGGCCGAGCACTTCGAGTACGTGCTGGCCACCACGGAGGCCCGCGCCCGCGAGTGGCGGTCGGCGCTGCGCCACGACCGGGTCGGCGTGCTCCCGCTCGCGATCCAGCCCCGTGTGCACAACCCCATCCCCGCCGAGGGCGGCAGGACCGGGGAGATCGTCACGCTCGGCACGGTCACCCCGCCGGCCGGCGGCGCGGCCTGGCCGCCGCTGGCCGGGCAGGGCGACGACACGACGTCGTACGACGACGTGCTGACGGCCTACCGGCGGCCGGCCCTGGTGATCGCCGGCGCCGACGCCGAGCCGAGGGTGATAGGGGAGGTCGCGGCCTGCGGCACCCCGGTGCTCCAGGTGCGGGCCGGGGCCAAGGGCGAGGAGATCCTCGCGGCGGCCGAGATCCTGATGGCCGACGCGGGACGGCTGGCCAGGGAGGCCCACCTCGCCTGGCGGGCCCGCACGAGCGTCACCCCGCTGCTCGACCCGATCCTCGACACCCTAGGCGTGCCGAGCGTACGGGGCAGCGGCGTGATCACGGCGATCGCCGCCGTCGCCGGCCCGGGCGAGCTGGACCGCCTGCTCGCCCAGGTCACCCGTCAGGTCGAGCGGCCCGGTCAGATCGTGATCGTGGCGGACGGCCTGGACGCGGGCCTGGTGGACAAGACGGTCCGCCAGGCGTGCCCGGACCTCGACGTCGTGGTCCGCGCCACGCGGGAGCCGGTCACCCGGGGCGCCGCCCTCGACCGCGCGGTCCGGCTCGCCGACGGCGACTACGTGGCCGTGCTCGACGCCAGGGATCTGTACGGCGAGCACTACCTGGCCGACCTCGTCCGCCACTTCGCCTCCACCGACGCCGAGGTGCTGGGGAAGGCGTCGTTCTACGCCCACCTGCCGGAGACCGGCGCGACGCTGCTGCGCCAGCCGGAGGCCGAGCACCGGTTCCTCCCCGAGGTGGCCGGGGGCACCGTCCTGGCCCGCCGCCAGGTCCTCACCGAGCTCGGCTTCGCCGACGTCTCCGAGGAGTGGGGCGAGGTCCTGATGCGGCAGTGCCGTACGGACGGGGTGCGGGTCTACTCGGCCGACCGCTACTCCTACGTCTGCGTCCGCGACTCGGCCGAGGGCTCGCTGCTCGGTTCGGCGCGTATGGAGGGGTACGTCCCGGCCGAGCCCCTCGCCCTGCTCTAG
- a CDS encoding zinc-binding dehydrogenase, producing the protein MRALLVDRSAPAGLRLGEAPDPEPAPHQALVRVTATSLNYGEVTAVVRNAPDGAVPGWDAAGVVERAAADGSGPAAGTPVVTLGFEGAWAEYRAVDTSYIGTLPGNADFGAVSTIPVAAGSALRALHRLGPILGRRVLVTGATGGVGRYAVQLARLGGAHVVASTGDPGAHGDALRALGAHEVVDRPSSLGDPVHGVLDMVGGPTLVEAYGRLAEGGTLVAVGHVTGEPETFPFGALSGDLGHDRSVVTFFLPSCGGLAPDFTWLAGQVASGRLDPGISWRGGWQKAQEAVALLLGRRLHGKAVLDLGPVF; encoded by the coding sequence ATGCGCGCTCTGCTCGTCGACAGGTCCGCGCCCGCCGGCCTGCGGCTCGGCGAGGCTCCGGACCCCGAGCCCGCCCCTCACCAGGCGCTGGTGCGGGTGACCGCCACCTCGCTCAACTACGGCGAGGTCACCGCCGTCGTCCGGAACGCTCCGGACGGCGCCGTCCCGGGATGGGACGCGGCCGGGGTGGTCGAGCGGGCCGCCGCCGACGGCTCCGGTCCCGCCGCGGGCACCCCCGTGGTGACGCTCGGCTTCGAAGGCGCGTGGGCGGAGTACCGCGCCGTGGACACCTCTTACATCGGCACGCTCCCCGGGAACGCCGACTTCGGCGCGGTCAGCACGATCCCGGTCGCCGCGGGCAGCGCGCTGCGCGCCCTGCACCGGCTCGGCCCCATCCTCGGCAGGAGGGTGCTGGTCACCGGCGCCACCGGCGGGGTCGGCAGGTATGCCGTGCAGCTGGCCCGGCTCGGCGGGGCCCACGTGGTCGCGTCCACCGGCGACCCCGGGGCGCACGGCGACGCCCTGCGGGCGCTCGGCGCGCACGAGGTGGTGGACCGGCCGTCATCTCTCGGCGACCCGGTGCACGGCGTGCTCGACATGGTGGGCGGGCCCACCCTCGTGGAGGCGTACGGCAGGCTGGCCGAGGGCGGCACGCTGGTGGCCGTCGGGCACGTGACCGGCGAGCCGGAGACCTTCCCGTTCGGCGCGCTCTCCGGCGACCTGGGTCATGACCGTTCGGTGGTCACGTTCTTCCTGCCCTCCTGCGGCGGGCTCGCGCCCGACTTCACCTGGCTCGCCGGGCAGGTCGCGTCCGGCCGTCTCGATCCCGGGATCTCCTGGCGCGGCGGCTGGCAGAAGGCGCAGGAGGCGGTGGCGCTCCTCCTCGGCCGCCGCCTCCACGGCAAGGCCGTGCTCGACCTCGGCCCCGTGTTCTGA
- a CDS encoding TetR/AcrR family transcriptional regulator, whose product MTTTPVPDDRLPLRERKKLRTRRALVDAALELFTERGFEATTLDDLCAAVEVSKRTFFRNFVSKEDVALTPTQDMWAAFLDELERCEPGAGRPLIEVVQDCLLAAVGRMTAGGWARQARLSELLAARTPSMGAYGLHFCDRTTREALAILRRRLDLRGVDDLRVRLVLDLLVAAWHGALEFWTSLPGEPASEDLAACLREAFAALPGCLTLTALPKDGPATS is encoded by the coding sequence ATGACCACGACCCCTGTCCCCGACGACCGGCTCCCGCTGCGTGAGCGCAAGAAGCTGCGCACCCGGCGCGCGCTGGTCGACGCGGCCCTGGAGCTGTTCACCGAGCGGGGCTTCGAGGCGACGACCCTCGACGACCTGTGCGCGGCCGTGGAGGTCTCCAAGCGCACCTTCTTCCGCAACTTCGTCAGCAAGGAGGACGTCGCGCTGACGCCCACGCAGGACATGTGGGCGGCCTTCCTCGACGAGCTGGAGCGGTGCGAGCCCGGCGCGGGACGCCCGCTCATCGAGGTGGTGCAGGACTGCCTGCTCGCCGCCGTCGGACGGATGACCGCCGGCGGCTGGGCGCGTCAGGCCCGGCTCAGCGAGCTGCTGGCCGCCCGGACCCCCTCGATGGGGGCGTACGGCCTGCACTTCTGCGACCGCACCACGCGTGAGGCGCTCGCGATCCTGCGCCGTCGCCTCGACCTGCGCGGGGTGGACGACCTGCGGGTGAGGCTCGTGCTCGACCTGCTCGTGGCGGCCTGGCACGGTGCTCTGGAGTTCTGGACGTCCCTGCCGGGCGAGCCCGCGTCCGAAGACCTGGCCGCGTGCCTGCGTGAGGCGTTCGCCGCGCTCCCCGGGTGTCTCACGCTGACCGCCCTGCCGAAGGACGGCCCGGCCACGTCATGA
- a CDS encoding anticodon-binding protein, translated as MIMEAMRGVLGVPPVPQGSWEREARFVSTAALRGTAEPPLEVAERLAVRLRGTPGIRRVEVRPNGFLVIGVATPGEIVDELLAAPAAVRRSPAAESPPPASSAAPWPDFPRTWDNPGFAVRYAYVRAGAVRRWARDLGVRAGAAARPELLDGPFDRAVLRVLAELPSRRESRDPGWAAYLERLAEVYHTAVERASPIPGGDEAPSEVHAARVRMGEAVRRVLGEGLAELGVTPPGKI; from the coding sequence ATGATCATGGAGGCGATGCGCGGCGTCCTCGGCGTGCCGCCGGTGCCGCAGGGGTCGTGGGAGCGGGAGGCGCGGTTCGTGTCCACCGCGGCGCTGCGGGGAACGGCGGAGCCCCCGCTCGAGGTGGCGGAGCGGCTCGCGGTGCGGCTGCGTGGGACGCCCGGGATCCGGCGGGTGGAGGTCCGGCCCAACGGCTTCCTCGTCATCGGCGTCGCCACGCCGGGAGAGATCGTCGACGAGCTCCTGGCCGCCCCGGCCGCGGTGCGCCGGTCGCCGGCCGCCGAGTCCCCGCCCCCGGCGTCCTCCGCGGCGCCGTGGCCGGACTTCCCTCGCACATGGGACAACCCCGGTTTCGCCGTGCGGTACGCGTACGTGCGGGCGGGAGCCGTACGGCGATGGGCGCGTGACCTCGGCGTGCGGGCCGGCGCGGCGGCGCGGCCAGAGCTTCTCGACGGCCCGTTCGACCGGGCCGTGCTGCGGGTCCTGGCCGAGCTGCCGAGCAGGAGGGAGAGCCGCGATCCCGGGTGGGCGGCGTACCTCGAACGGCTGGCCGAGGTCTACCACACGGCCGTCGAGCGCGCGTCCCCGATCCCCGGAGGCGACGAGGCGCCGTCGGAGGTCCACGCGGCCCGGGTGCGGATGGGGGAGGCGGTGCGCCGGGTGCTCGGCGAGGGGCTGGCGGAGCTCGGCGTCACGCCCCCCGGCAAAATCTGA
- the lysA gene encoding diaminopimelate decarboxylase, which translates to MSRFAHPAGDLHAASTIVAVTAGLPEERPPHVPADLNALEPAIWPRTSGRADGAVTIGGIDVRDLAKEFGTPLYVIDEEDFRSRCREYRSAFHDGEVHYAAKAFLCREVARWIDQEGLGLDVCSAGELAVALSVGFPPERITMHGNNKSLAELEKAVTAGVGHIVVDSYEEIARLGFLADKHGVRPKVMIRVTVGVEAHTHEFIATAHDDQKFGLSLSSGAAAEAVRRILALPQLELVGLHSHIGSQITDTGGFEVAARRLARLLVEVKEEHDVVLPELDLGGGYGIPYVVGDESLDVKVIADGLREIVTKVCESAGLPVPRLTVEPGRSIAGVSGVTLYEAGTVKDVEGLRTYVSVDGGMSDNIRTALYGADYTAVLASRVSQAAPMLSRLVGKHCESGDMVVRDLYLPGDLAPGDLIAVAGTGAYCRSLANNYNYLPKPAVVAVSNGQARVIIRRETEDDLLRGQL; encoded by the coding sequence GTGAGTCGATTCGCCCACCCTGCCGGCGACCTGCACGCCGCCTCAACTATCGTCGCCGTCACCGCCGGACTGCCCGAGGAGCGTCCGCCGCACGTGCCCGCCGACCTCAACGCGCTCGAACCGGCCATCTGGCCGCGAACGTCCGGCCGGGCCGACGGTGCCGTCACGATCGGCGGAATCGACGTGCGCGACCTGGCGAAGGAGTTCGGCACACCTCTGTACGTCATCGACGAGGAGGACTTCCGCTCACGCTGCCGCGAGTACCGGTCCGCCTTCCACGACGGCGAGGTCCACTACGCGGCCAAGGCGTTCCTGTGCCGCGAGGTCGCCCGCTGGATCGACCAGGAGGGCCTCGGCCTCGACGTGTGCAGCGCGGGCGAGCTCGCCGTCGCGCTCAGCGTGGGCTTCCCGCCCGAGCGGATCACCATGCACGGCAACAACAAGTCGCTCGCCGAGCTGGAGAAGGCCGTCACGGCCGGCGTGGGCCACATCGTGGTCGACTCGTACGAGGAGATCGCCCGCCTCGGCTTCCTCGCCGACAAGCACGGTGTGCGGCCGAAGGTGATGATCCGGGTGACCGTGGGCGTCGAGGCGCACACCCACGAGTTCATCGCGACCGCTCACGACGACCAGAAGTTCGGCCTGTCGCTGAGCAGCGGCGCCGCCGCCGAGGCCGTGCGGCGCATCCTCGCGCTGCCGCAGCTCGAACTGGTCGGCCTGCACTCCCACATCGGGTCGCAGATCACCGACACCGGCGGCTTCGAGGTCGCGGCCCGCCGCCTGGCCCGGCTGCTGGTCGAGGTCAAGGAGGAGCACGACGTCGTGCTTCCTGAGCTGGACCTCGGTGGCGGGTACGGCATCCCGTACGTGGTCGGCGACGAGTCCCTGGACGTCAAGGTCATCGCGGACGGCCTGCGAGAGATCGTCACAAAGGTGTGCGAATCGGCCGGGCTGCCCGTGCCCCGGCTCACGGTCGAGCCGGGCCGGTCGATCGCCGGAGTGTCCGGCGTCACCCTCTACGAGGCCGGTACCGTCAAGGACGTGGAGGGCCTGCGCACCTACGTGAGCGTCGACGGCGGCATGAGCGACAACATCCGCACCGCCCTCTACGGCGCCGATTACACGGCCGTGCTCGCCTCCCGCGTGAGCCAGGCGGCGCCGATGCTGTCGCGCCTGGTGGGCAAGCACTGCGAGAGCGGCGACATGGTCGTGCGCGACCTGTACCTGCCGGGCGACCTGGCCCCCGGCGACCTGATCGCCGTCGCCGGCACCGGCGCCTACTGCCGGTCGCTGGCCAACAACTACAACTATCTGCCCAAGCCCGCCGTCGTCGCGGTGTCCAACGGCCAGGCGCGGGTCATCATCCGCAGGGAGACCGAGGACGACCTGCTCCGGGGGCAGCTGTGA